Sequence from the [Bacteroides] pectinophilus genome:
TGGTAATCTATATAAAGCCTTGTCTGCTCAAATACAAAATCAATAACGCTGCTCTGCTCGGTTCTTCTTGCCGGTATGCGTGGGATAAGCTCTCCTGTCGGAGATACTATTGATATTGAGAACATCTCGGGGCGGTCTGCCCACAGTTCAAGAACAAAGCCCTTTTCATTATCGCTCACACTCAGCTCAACAGTTGCATAATCCTCGAACGCGGGCTTGATTCCAGAAAAATGATGGCGCGCATTTCCTTCGTTGCCCATGCTGCATACAACACCTATGCCTGCCTGTCTGGCAAGATCATTGGCATATGCGGCAAGCGGCGTACCTCCGTTGTGGGGACCGCTGCTGCTCCCAAGACCTATACAGATTACAAGCGGCTTCCCTTTGGCATTAGCAGTGTCCTTGAGAAACTGCATCCCTGTCATGATATCATTTTCCTGAAATGCCACTGCTTCATCATTTATAAGAAAAAAATCACGGAGATACTGTTTGGCAGGCTTTAACTTAACCATGGCAATAGATGCGTCAGGGGCGGCACCGGTAAAGCCTGCTGATTTGTCTGCACCTCCGGCGGCGATTCCCGCAATGAATGTCCCATGACCATTATCGTCTTTTGACGGAACGATTGCATAAGGGTCATCACCGGCAAGACTTGCGGCAATGGCATCATTAATCTGCGAATTGGTGTAGACAGTGCCGTATTTGTACGGATTATCGGATGGATTGCTATCAGGGGACTGTATAGTCTGGTCCCAGATTGCATCAATCTTGCTTAATCCCCTTGCATATTGGAATATCGGGTTCAGATAGTCAATCCCTGTGTCAATAAAGCCAATGAGTACACCGCGTCCGAGAAGATTAAGCACCGGCTGGTTATGCACCTGTGTTATTCCTGATGCATCAATGCTTGAGGTATCGGTTAATGTAAAAAGCTTCGGAATCTCGATATAGCCTGAGGTGCTGACACCGATACTGCCGTCACCCTCATAATTGATGACAAGCCATTGATTATCTATGTTGTTGACGCACACTCCGG
This genomic interval carries:
- a CDS encoding S8 family peptidase — protein: MNCSQIITSGDYYDYIAAYTPYLYNMLSYTPGVCVNNIDNQWLVINYEGDGSIGVSTSGYIEIPKLFTLTDTSSIDASGITQVHNQPVLNLLGRGVLIGFIDTGIDYLNPIFQYARGLSKIDAIWDQTIQSPDSNPSDNPYKYGTVYTNSQINDAIAASLAGDDPYAIVPSKDDNGHGTFIAGIAAGGADKSAGFTGAAPDASIAMVKLKPAKQYLRDFFLINDEAVAFQENDIMTGMQFLKDTANAKGKPLVICIGLGSSSGPHNGGTPLAAYANDLARQAGIGVVCSMGNEGNARHHFSGIKPAFEDYATVELSVSDNEKGFVLELWADRPEMFSISIVSPTGELIPRIPARRTEQSSVIDFVFEQTRLYIDYQNVESLSGNQLIFMRFIKPTGGIWKINVHGLSGLSGEFDMWLPVTAFLTGDVHFVRPSPDTTLTQPATAFSVISVGAYDHLTGGIYIANGRGPTSDGRLKPDIVAPGVNVYGPSADGGYTYMTGTSVAAAHVAGAAALIFAWDIRSKPATYLSSTNLKTTLVRGARRAATRSYPNNEWGYGILDLYNSFEQTRLQ